Proteins from one Paenibacillus pabuli genomic window:
- the iolG gene encoding inositol 2-dehydrogenase, whose translation MGKDRVRIGIIGAGRIGKIHADNLLRNPHAEIVGISDLFAGPELEAWASLRGIPVVTTDSSQLISMPNVDAVLICSSTDTHVPLIELAAQAGKHIFCEKPVSMDLAQTQAAVAAVQKAGVKLQIGFNRRFDHNFKRVRAHVQDGTIGDPHIIKITSRDPSPPPAEYIRVSGGIFMDMMIHDFDMARYLSGSEVEEVYAQGNVLIHPVFAEHGDVDTAIVTMSFENGAIGVIDNSRQAVYGYDQRVEVFGSLGSAAAANDHPNTAEISTAAGLMRDKPLHFFLERYNEAYVQETALFIEAILNDTPVTVDGHDAVQAERIALAARMSMEQGRPVKLREVIGMTMESQTASP comes from the coding sequence ATGGGCAAGGACAGAGTGAGAATTGGGATTATCGGTGCCGGACGGATCGGTAAAATTCATGCTGACAATCTCCTGCGCAACCCGCATGCCGAGATTGTAGGAATCAGTGATTTGTTTGCAGGGCCTGAGCTGGAGGCTTGGGCCTCCTTGCGGGGTATTCCTGTCGTAACGACAGACAGCAGTCAGCTTATCTCGATGCCGAACGTGGATGCCGTGCTGATCTGCTCGTCAACGGATACGCATGTGCCGCTAATTGAACTGGCGGCGCAAGCGGGCAAACATATTTTCTGCGAGAAACCGGTCAGTATGGATTTGGCTCAGACCCAAGCGGCCGTGGCAGCCGTGCAAAAGGCTGGCGTGAAGCTGCAAATCGGATTCAACCGTCGTTTCGATCACAACTTCAAACGGGTGCGTGCTCACGTGCAGGACGGGACGATCGGCGATCCGCATATCATCAAGATCACTTCACGGGACCCGAGCCCGCCGCCCGCGGAGTATATCCGGGTGTCTGGCGGAATTTTTATGGATATGATGATTCACGATTTTGATATGGCACGTTATCTGTCGGGAAGTGAAGTAGAGGAAGTATATGCCCAAGGGAATGTGTTGATCCACCCTGTTTTTGCGGAGCATGGAGATGTGGACACGGCAATTGTGACGATGAGCTTTGAAAATGGGGCCATCGGAGTCATTGATAATAGCCGCCAAGCGGTATATGGATATGATCAGCGTGTCGAAGTGTTTGGCTCATTGGGCAGTGCAGCAGCTGCAAACGATCATCCCAATACGGCAGAGATTAGTACAGCGGCAGGGCTCATGAGGGATAAACCACTTCACTTTTTTCTGGAAAGATACAATGAGGCCTATGTGCAGGAGACAGCTCTTTTTATTGAAGCCATCCTGAATGATACACCCGTTACTGTCGATGGTCATGATGCGGTTCAGGCTGAACGGATTGCACTGGCTGCAAGGATGTCTATGGAACAGGGAAGACCTGTTAAGCTGCGGGAGGTCATCGGGATGACGATGGAATCTCAGACTGCTTCGCCGTAA
- a CDS encoding CoA-acylating methylmalonate-semialdehyde dehydrogenase, translating to MGKGISEASTTVTMVQNWIGGAWVAPAATRNEPVMNPATEEIIAYVPLSEQADVDLAVQTAREAFPSWSSTPVPRRARVLFRYQQLLVEHWEELARLVTLENGKSYAEAYGEVQRGIECVEFAAGAPNLMMGKQLPDIATGLESGMYRYPIGVIGGITPFNFPMMVPCWMFPLAIACGNTFVLKPSERTPLLAGRLAELFKEAGLPDGVLNIVHGAHDVVNGLLEHKDVQAISFVGSQPVAEYVYTTASAHGKRVQALAGAKNHSIIMPDADLDLTVKEITSAAFGSAGERCMACSVVVAVGDVADTLVQKLVEAADRITIGNGLDEGVFLGPVIRGPHKERTLSYIESGEQEGAALIRDGRKDEAVSKSGYFVGPTIFDEVQSSMKIWKDEIFAPVLSVARVDTLEEAIQLANRSDFANGACLFTRSGASMRQFRETIDAGMLGINLGVPAPMAFFPFSGWKKSFYGDLHANGTDGVEFYTRKKMVTARW from the coding sequence ATGGGAAAAGGGATTTCGGAAGCGTCTACAACAGTGACGATGGTACAAAACTGGATCGGGGGTGCCTGGGTGGCCCCGGCAGCAACCCGAAACGAGCCGGTCATGAATCCGGCTACGGAGGAAATCATTGCATACGTGCCGCTGTCGGAACAGGCAGACGTGGATCTTGCCGTTCAGACAGCAAGAGAGGCATTCCCGTCCTGGAGCAGCACACCGGTTCCCCGCCGCGCGCGTGTATTGTTCCGCTACCAGCAACTGCTGGTGGAGCATTGGGAAGAACTTGCCCGGCTGGTCACGCTGGAGAACGGCAAAAGCTATGCCGAAGCCTACGGGGAAGTGCAGCGCGGCATTGAATGCGTCGAATTCGCGGCAGGTGCCCCGAATCTGATGATGGGCAAGCAGCTGCCCGATATCGCCACCGGGCTGGAATCAGGTATGTATCGGTACCCAATCGGCGTTATTGGAGGGATCACTCCCTTCAACTTCCCGATGATGGTACCGTGCTGGATGTTCCCGCTGGCGATTGCGTGCGGGAATACCTTTGTCCTGAAGCCGTCCGAGCGGACACCGCTGCTGGCAGGCCGACTAGCTGAGCTGTTCAAGGAAGCCGGGCTTCCGGACGGCGTGCTCAACATCGTTCACGGTGCGCATGACGTCGTGAACGGGCTGCTTGAACATAAGGATGTTCAAGCCATCTCTTTTGTTGGATCACAGCCTGTAGCTGAATATGTCTACACCACCGCATCCGCACACGGAAAACGGGTGCAGGCGCTCGCTGGTGCGAAAAATCACTCGATCATCATGCCGGATGCCGATCTTGACCTGACGGTGAAAGAGATCACCAGTGCGGCATTCGGCTCGGCCGGAGAACGCTGCATGGCCTGCTCGGTTGTCGTGGCCGTTGGTGATGTGGCTGATACGTTGGTTCAAAAGCTGGTAGAAGCAGCCGACCGCATCACGATTGGCAATGGCTTGGATGAGGGTGTGTTTCTCGGCCCGGTAATTCGAGGTCCGCACAAAGAACGTACTCTCAGTTACATCGAATCCGGAGAACAGGAAGGCGCTGCCTTGATCCGCGATGGCCGGAAGGATGAAGCGGTAAGCAAGTCCGGTTACTTTGTTGGACCCACAATATTTGATGAGGTACAGAGCAGCATGAAAATCTGGAAGGATGAGATCTTCGCACCAGTGCTCTCTGTGGCAAGAGTGGATACGCTTGAGGAAGCAATCCAGCTGGCGAATCGTTCTGACTTTGCCAACGGAGCGTGCCTGTTTACCCGCAGCGGAGCGAGCATGCGACAATTCCGTGAAACGATTGATGCAGGCATGCTTGGCATTAACCTGGGAGTACCTGCGCCAATGGCCTTCTTCCCTTTTTCCGGCTGGAAGAAATCCTTCTACGGTGACCTGCACGCCAACGGTACGGATGGTGTTGAATTCTATACGCGCAAGAAGATGGTGACTGCCCGTTGGTAA
- the iolC gene encoding 5-dehydro-2-deoxygluconokinase, with the protein MVYVSFPASRKMDFTAIGRLCIDLNANEINRPMEETMTFTKYVGGSPANITIGMSRLGMETAFIGKIANDQMGRFIQSYLERNGIDTSNVVTDDTGAVTGLAFTEIKSPTDCSILMYRDHVADLLLQAREVQEQLIADSKVLLISGTALAQSPSREAVFQALAYAKKHGTVIVFDLDYRPYTWTSAEETAVYYNLAAEKCDIILGTREEFDMMETFDHNPQHSDQVTAQKWFDFSAKIVVIKHGKDGSIAYTREGLSHRADSYPARVVKTFGAGDSYAAGFLYGLMQNWTIERSMAYGSAAASIVISSHSCSDAMPTVEQVNDYIERCNRGEITLS; encoded by the coding sequence ATGGTTTATGTTTCCTTTCCTGCATCCAGGAAGATGGATTTTACCGCAATCGGTCGCCTGTGCATTGATTTGAACGCCAATGAGATCAACCGTCCGATGGAAGAGACGATGACGTTTACGAAATATGTAGGTGGATCTCCGGCCAATATTACAATTGGTATGTCCAGGCTCGGCATGGAGACAGCCTTTATCGGGAAAATCGCCAATGACCAGATGGGCAGATTCATCCAGAGCTATCTGGAGCGCAACGGAATTGATACATCCAATGTGGTGACTGATGACACAGGAGCGGTGACAGGGCTTGCTTTTACCGAGATCAAAAGTCCCACCGACTGCAGCATCCTGATGTACCGCGATCATGTAGCTGATCTGCTGTTACAGGCGCGCGAGGTACAGGAGCAGCTGATCGCGGACTCCAAGGTGCTGCTGATTTCCGGAACGGCTCTTGCCCAGAGCCCATCTCGTGAAGCAGTATTTCAGGCACTAGCATATGCAAAAAAGCATGGAACCGTCATTGTATTTGATCTCGATTATCGTCCCTACACCTGGACATCAGCGGAAGAAACCGCAGTGTATTACAACCTTGCAGCCGAAAAATGCGACATCATCCTGGGCACCCGTGAGGAATTCGATATGATGGAGACGTTTGACCACAATCCACAGCACAGCGATCAGGTGACCGCGCAAAAGTGGTTTGATTTTTCAGCCAAAATTGTGGTTATCAAGCATGGCAAGGATGGCTCCATTGCCTATACCCGCGAGGGGCTATCCCATCGTGCAGACAGTTACCCAGCACGTGTGGTGAAGACATTTGGAGCTGGTGATTCCTATGCGGCAGGGTTCCTGTACGGCTTAATGCAGAACTGGACGATTGAACGCAGCATGGCGTATGGCAGCGCGGCAGCAAGTATCGTCATCTCCAGTCACAGCTGCTCGGATGCGATGCCAACGGTAGAACAGGTGAATGATTATATCGAACGCTGCAATCGGGGCGAGATTACATTGTCCTGA
- the iolE gene encoding myo-inosose-2 dehydratase, whose protein sequence is MNKLPFQLGIHPINWVGEDVKEHGDNTTCEQILDDIQRLGLTGTEMGRKYPTDSAALREELGKRNIRLVSQWKSVLLSDPAYRKSELDSYRRHAEFLQLMGSTVISTAEVGGSLHFDPRRTPHEKEVLRLSESEWHILAEGLNEAGAIAREYGLKLTYHHHGGTVVEQPEEIDRLMELTDPSLVYLLYDTGHAYYGGADPLALLRKHYDRIAYIHLKDIRPDVLDEARAAKSDFVGCIRKGVFTVPGDGCIDFAPILLELIERGYDGWAMLEGEQDPAIHNPYEYAKRSLLYMNSLIGQPS, encoded by the coding sequence ATGAATAAGCTGCCATTTCAGCTCGGGATTCATCCGATCAACTGGGTTGGGGAGGATGTGAAGGAGCATGGAGATAACACCACATGTGAGCAGATTTTGGATGATATTCAACGACTCGGACTGACAGGTACGGAGATGGGGCGCAAATATCCGACGGATTCAGCCGCATTGCGTGAGGAGCTAGGCAAGCGCAATATTCGTCTTGTTTCCCAGTGGAAATCGGTACTGCTCTCTGACCCGGCTTATCGAAAATCAGAGCTGGACAGCTACCGCAGACACGCGGAATTTCTGCAATTGATGGGCAGTACAGTCATTAGTACAGCAGAGGTAGGGGGTTCCCTGCATTTTGATCCCCGGCGGACTCCACATGAGAAGGAAGTGCTAAGACTCAGCGAATCGGAGTGGCACATCCTTGCTGAAGGGTTGAACGAAGCTGGAGCCATTGCACGGGAATATGGACTGAAACTGACGTACCATCACCATGGCGGCACAGTTGTGGAACAGCCGGAGGAGATCGACCGATTAATGGAGTTGACCGATCCTTCCCTTGTTTACTTGCTCTATGACACGGGTCATGCCTACTACGGCGGGGCCGATCCACTCGCTTTGCTGCGTAAGCATTATGACCGGATTGCCTATATCCACCTCAAAGATATTCGTCCGGATGTACTGGATGAGGCACGGGCAGCGAAATCGGATTTTGTTGGCTGCATTCGCAAAGGGGTGTTTACCGTACCTGGAGATGGATGCATTGATTTTGCACCGATTCTGCTGGAATTGATTGAGCGGGGATATGATGGCTGGGCGATGCTTGAAGGCGAGCAGGATCCTGCCATTCATAATCCATATGAATATGCGAAACGATCCCTCTTGTACATGAATTCATTAATTGGGCAGCCCAGCTGA